In one Sphingomonas sp. S1-29 genomic region, the following are encoded:
- the rfbA gene encoding glucose-1-phosphate thymidylyltransferase RfbA, with protein MKGIILAGGSGTRLHPATLAVNKQLLPVYDKPMIYYPLSVLMLAGIREVLIISSPEYLGNYQRLFADGAALGMEICYAEQPKPEGLAQAFTIGADFIGDDNVALVLGDNIFFGAHLTELLASAVQRTSGATVFSYRVEDPERYGVVELAEDGRALNLEEKPAVPKSHHAVTGLYFYDNRVVEYARNLKPSPRGELEITDLNRLYMEAGDLYVEQMGRGYAWLDTGTHDSLLEASEFVRTLQHRQGIQIACLEEIAFEKGLISAEQACAAGERFKKTAYGRAILKAVKGH; from the coding sequence GTGAAGGGCATCATCTTAGCCGGCGGATCCGGCACTCGGCTCCATCCAGCCACCCTCGCAGTGAACAAACAATTGCTGCCGGTCTATGACAAACCAATGATCTACTACCCGCTGTCGGTGCTGATGCTGGCGGGCATTCGCGAGGTGTTGATCATCTCAAGCCCCGAATATCTTGGCAACTATCAGCGGCTGTTCGCAGATGGCGCGGCCCTAGGCATGGAAATTTGCTACGCCGAGCAGCCTAAGCCCGAGGGCTTGGCCCAAGCCTTTACGATCGGCGCAGATTTTATCGGCGACGATAACGTGGCGCTGGTACTGGGCGACAACATCTTCTTCGGGGCACATTTGACCGAGCTCCTCGCGAGTGCGGTCCAACGCACCAGCGGCGCCACGGTGTTTAGCTACCGCGTCGAGGACCCCGAACGCTATGGCGTCGTGGAACTTGCCGAAGACGGCCGCGCGTTGAACCTTGAGGAGAAGCCCGCGGTGCCGAAGTCGCACCACGCGGTTACCGGCCTCTACTTCTATGACAATCGGGTTGTCGAATACGCCCGCAACCTTAAACCTTCCCCACGAGGGGAACTCGAGATTACCGATCTTAACCGCCTCTATATGGAGGCTGGGGACCTTTACGTGGAACAGATGGGCCGTGGCTATGCCTGGCTCGACACCGGCACCCACGATAGCCTTTTGGAAGCTTCGGAGTTCGTTCGCACGCTTCAGCATCGACAAGGCATCCAGATTGCATGCCTTGAAGAGATTGCGTTTGAGAAGGGGCTTATCTCCGCCGAGCAGGCATGCGCGGCCGGCGAGCGCTTCAAGAAAACCGCATATGGACGTGCGATCCTAAAAGCAGTGAAGGGCCATTAG
- the rfbD gene encoding dTDP-4-dehydrorhamnose reductase, giving the protein MRAILITGGNGQLGNELRRCSWPEGYEIVAIDLTDLDLTDTGAIFAKIAERDWAGVINAAAYTAVDKAEEDVVTAWAVNAMAPAAFGEACAKANIPLVHVSTDYVFDGDKTGAWEVGDPTTPLGVYGASKLGGELAVRTSGARHVIVRTAWVVSAHGHNFVKTMLRVGADRDTLRVVDDQRGAPTCAADLAQALMTITVQLVGDVAAPTGTYHFSNAGETSWAGFATEIFRQSTMRDGPTANVMPIATSDYPTSATRPANSVLSHATIRSDYGIQPRPWQDALSDILDELIGAKK; this is encoded by the coding sequence ATGAGAGCGATTCTCATCACCGGCGGTAATGGCCAGCTTGGCAACGAGCTACGACGCTGCTCCTGGCCCGAAGGCTATGAGATCGTCGCGATCGACCTGACCGACCTTGACCTGACAGACACGGGCGCCATCTTCGCCAAAATAGCCGAACGCGATTGGGCCGGCGTCATCAACGCGGCTGCATATACTGCAGTGGACAAGGCGGAGGAGGATGTAGTTACCGCTTGGGCCGTCAATGCCATGGCCCCCGCAGCCTTTGGCGAAGCCTGTGCCAAGGCCAACATCCCGCTGGTGCATGTATCGACCGATTATGTGTTCGATGGCGACAAGACCGGCGCATGGGAGGTCGGCGACCCTACCACCCCCCTCGGCGTTTACGGCGCGTCAAAGCTTGGTGGCGAATTGGCAGTACGCACAAGCGGCGCTCGCCACGTCATCGTACGGACGGCTTGGGTCGTTTCGGCACATGGTCATAACTTCGTAAAGACGATGCTGCGCGTCGGTGCCGATCGCGACACGCTGCGCGTTGTTGACGACCAACGAGGCGCACCGACCTGCGCCGCTGATCTCGCGCAGGCACTTATGACTATTACCGTCCAACTTGTCGGAGACGTCGCAGCCCCCACGGGAACCTATCATTTCAGCAACGCCGGCGAGACAAGCTGGGCAGGGTTCGCAACCGAGATCTTCCGCCAGTCCACTATGCGCGATGGGCCGACGGCGAACGTCATGCCGATCGCCACTTCGGACTACCCTACCTCCGCCACCCGTCCCGCCAATTCCGTGCTCAGCCACGCAACGATACGATCCGACTACGGCATTCAGCCGCGTCCTTGGCAGGACGCCTTAAGCGACATCCTCGACGAACTTATCGGAGCAAAAAAGTGA
- the rfbB gene encoding dTDP-glucose 4,6-dehydratase yields the protein MRIFVTGGAGFIGSALIRHLIENTDHEVLNFDKLTYAGTLSTVERIAQSNRYRFVKGDICDAETLRHALTEFRPQIITHLAAESHVDRSIDGPGAFIQTNVVGTYTMLAEARSYWQGLEREDGQAFRFHHISTDEVYGSLGDTGLFTEDTPYDPRSPYSASKAGSDHLVSAWGHTFGLPVLITNCSNNYGPYHFPEKLVPLMIAKALDGEPLPVYGAGDQVRDWLFVEDHVRALQAVFERGQPGRTYNVGGNNEKQNIEVVDTICAILDRLQPRADGNSYASQITSVADRPGHDKRYAIDASRIRDELDWTPAETFETGIEKTVRWYLDNEAWWRPLVAAKASERRGVVA from the coding sequence ATGCGTATCTTCGTCACCGGCGGGGCCGGCTTCATCGGTTCGGCGCTTATCCGGCATTTGATCGAAAACACCGATCACGAGGTGCTGAATTTCGACAAGCTGACCTATGCGGGGACGCTGTCCACGGTCGAGCGTATCGCGCAGTCTAATCGCTACCGGTTCGTGAAAGGCGATATCTGCGACGCCGAAACGCTACGCCACGCGCTCACGGAATTTCGCCCGCAAATCATCACGCATCTCGCGGCAGAAAGCCATGTCGATCGTTCGATTGACGGCCCGGGTGCCTTCATCCAAACCAATGTTGTGGGCACCTATACGATGCTCGCCGAAGCGCGCAGCTACTGGCAGGGCCTCGAAAGGGAAGACGGGCAGGCCTTCCGTTTCCACCATATCTCGACAGACGAGGTGTATGGTTCGCTGGGCGACACCGGCCTGTTCACCGAAGACACACCCTATGATCCCCGCTCTCCCTATTCGGCATCCAAGGCTGGTAGCGACCATCTCGTTTCGGCGTGGGGGCATACCTTCGGTCTGCCGGTCCTGATCACGAACTGTTCGAACAATTACGGCCCCTATCATTTCCCCGAGAAGCTTGTCCCGTTGATGATCGCCAAGGCACTGGATGGGGAGCCTTTGCCGGTGTACGGCGCTGGCGACCAAGTCCGCGACTGGCTGTTTGTCGAGGATCATGTACGCGCGCTGCAAGCCGTGTTCGAGCGCGGCCAGCCCGGCAGAACCTATAATGTGGGCGGCAATAACGAGAAGCAAAACATCGAAGTAGTCGACACGATTTGTGCGATCCTCGACCGCCTGCAACCGCGGGCAGACGGCAACTCGTACGCAAGCCAAATCACATCCGTCGCCGACCGTCCCGGGCACGACAAGCGTTATGCGATCGACGCTAGCCGCATACGCGATGAGCTCGACTGGACGCCTGCAGAAACCTTCGAGACGGGAATCGAGAAGACCGTGCGCTGGTATTTGGACAATGAAGCGTGGTGGCGCCCGCTGGTGGCCGCCAAGGCGTCAGAGCGGCGTGGGGTAGTCGCATGA
- the rfbC gene encoding dTDP-4-dehydrorhamnose 3,5-epimerase: MVISPVQLVRPQRFGDTRGWFTEVYSERAFTARGIACRFVQDNHSLSVHPFTLRGLHFQTPPHGQDKLVRCIRGRIFDVAVDVRKSSPTYGDWVGAELSAENGHQLFIPIGFAHGFVTLEPDCEVTYKCSDTYAPNADGGVRWDSAGIDWLMPAGTMPELSSKDTLLPRLADFDSPFVYDGCPLAPLA; encoded by the coding sequence ATGGTCATCTCCCCCGTCCAACTTGTTCGTCCGCAGCGCTTCGGCGACACCCGCGGCTGGTTCACCGAGGTGTATTCCGAGCGGGCTTTTACCGCGCGGGGCATAGCTTGCCGGTTCGTGCAGGACAATCATTCGCTCTCCGTCCACCCCTTCACCCTGCGCGGGCTCCATTTTCAAACGCCACCGCATGGGCAGGACAAATTGGTGCGTTGCATTCGCGGGCGCATCTTCGACGTGGCGGTCGATGTCCGCAAGAGCTCGCCTACTTACGGCGATTGGGTCGGCGCCGAACTCAGCGCGGAGAATGGCCACCAGCTGTTCATCCCTATCGGCTTCGCGCACGGGTTCGTAACGCTCGAGCCAGATTGCGAAGTGACGTATAAATGCTCTGACACCTATGCGCCAAACGCCGACGGCGGCGTTCGCTGGGACAGCGCGGGTATCGATTGGCTGATGCCTGCCGGCACCATGCCCGAACTGAGTAGCAAGGATACCCTTCTTCCCCGCCTTGCTGATTTTGACAGCCCGTTCGTTTACGACGGCTGCCCGCTTGCCCCCCTAGCCTGA
- a CDS encoding acetyltransferase produces the protein MMAGTALLQYFLRMPVGGESRIMRCIGVYGASGFGKEVLPLVRAQYGDDQTNITFIDDGMADGDHIFSFDSFAALPYDEKLVTIAIADSKVREKIALRCADAGFGVADVKAPNFVMLDDVEIGEGSILASFAHLTSKIRIGRYFHANFYSYVAHDCVIGDFVTFAPSVRCNGNVHIEDHAYIGAGAILRQGTPQKPLRIGRGAFIGMGAVVTKDVAAGDTVIGNPARPMVSRR, from the coding sequence ATGATGGCTGGTACTGCTTTGTTGCAATATTTTCTGCGTATGCCAGTTGGCGGGGAAAGTAGAATTATGCGTTGTATCGGTGTTTACGGAGCGAGCGGATTTGGAAAAGAGGTGTTGCCTCTTGTTCGTGCTCAATATGGGGATGATCAAACCAATATTACTTTTATCGATGATGGTATGGCTGATGGTGACCATATCTTTTCGTTCGATTCTTTCGCGGCCTTACCATATGATGAGAAGTTGGTAACAATTGCGATTGCGGACTCTAAAGTTCGGGAAAAAATTGCCTTGCGGTGTGCTGACGCTGGATTTGGTGTTGCGGATGTCAAAGCACCCAATTTCGTGATGCTTGATGATGTCGAAATTGGCGAAGGTTCGATATTGGCATCGTTCGCACATCTAACCTCGAAGATCCGTATCGGCCGGTACTTCCACGCAAACTTCTACTCCTATGTTGCGCACGATTGCGTGATTGGCGATTTTGTTACCTTCGCACCCAGCGTGCGTTGCAATGGCAACGTCCATATCGAAGATCATGCCTATATTGGAGCGGGTGCGATCCTGAGGCAGGGCACGCCCCAAAAGCCACTGCGGATCGGACGCGGTGCGTTCATTGGAATGGGTGCGGTCGTCACGAAGGACGTCGCAGCCGGAGATACCGTTATCGGCAATCCGGCGCGACCAATGGTCTCCCGGCGATAG
- a CDS encoding sugar transferase, which produces MKRILDCLVAGFALILLSVPLLAVALLVRVKLGSPVLFRQERPGLNGRPFIMMKFRTMIEAVDDDGQPLSDAQRLTPFGRWLRASSLDELPELLNILRGDMSLVGPRPLLMRYLPLYSPEQARRHEVRPGLTGWAQINGRNALSWDEKFALDLWYVDHRSFLLDLRILWQTMLKVVRREGISSAGEATMPPFTGSST; this is translated from the coding sequence GTGAAGCGAATATTGGACTGCTTGGTGGCGGGATTCGCCCTTATATTGCTCTCGGTGCCGCTGCTGGCCGTGGCATTGCTGGTGCGTGTGAAGCTGGGAAGCCCGGTGCTGTTCCGGCAGGAGCGCCCGGGACTTAACGGCCGGCCTTTCATCATGATGAAATTCCGGACGATGATCGAAGCGGTTGATGACGATGGGCAGCCGCTCTCCGACGCGCAGCGACTGACGCCATTTGGTCGCTGGCTGCGCGCGTCGAGCCTGGACGAGCTGCCCGAGCTGCTGAACATCTTGCGCGGCGATATGAGCTTGGTGGGCCCGCGCCCCCTGCTGATGCGCTACCTTCCGCTCTACTCACCGGAACAGGCGCGGCGGCACGAAGTGCGCCCGGGTTTAACCGGTTGGGCGCAGATCAACGGCCGCAATGCGCTGAGCTGGGACGAGAAGTTCGCGCTAGACTTGTGGTATGTTGATCATCGCAGCTTCCTGCTTGACCTTCGTATTCTATGGCAAACGATGCTCAAAGTGGTGCGGCGCGAAGGCATTTCGTCTGCGGGTGAGGCAACCATGCCGCCGTTCACCGGGTCGTCGACGTAA
- a CDS encoding DegT/DnrJ/EryC1/StrS family aminotransferase — protein sequence MQTTPSRWPCFSEEEASAVAEVIRSNKVNYWTGDTGRRFETAFADWAGSARAIALANGTLALDVALKVLGIGPGDEVVVTPRTFIASVSSVVSAGATPVFADVDRDSGNISPATITPVITARTKAIIPVHLAGWPCDMDEIMALAKQHGLAVVEDCAQAHGARVGDRGVGSIGHVGAWSFCQDKIMTTGGEGGMVTTNDETLWSRMWSYKDHGKDWDAVYNRAHAPGFRWVHDSFGTNWRMLEVQSAIGLIQLGRMADWTARRTAIAQRLGDALGPFASAVRVPRPRAQDTHAYYRLYAYARPEGLRDGWDRDRLVAELSADGVAVLHGTCPEVYRERAFDGTAFRPKERLPVARELGETSLMFLTHPTMTDGEVDSACAAMARVFAAATH from the coding sequence ATGCAAACCACCCCTTCCCGCTGGCCATGTTTTTCCGAGGAGGAGGCAAGCGCCGTCGCCGAGGTCATCCGGTCGAACAAAGTAAATTATTGGACGGGCGACACAGGCCGCCGATTTGAGACCGCCTTCGCCGATTGGGCTGGCTCTGCCCGAGCTATCGCGCTCGCGAACGGCACGCTGGCGCTTGATGTGGCGCTCAAGGTGCTTGGCATCGGCCCCGGCGACGAAGTGGTGGTCACGCCGCGCACCTTCATCGCTTCGGTTTCAAGCGTCGTCAGCGCTGGAGCGACACCGGTGTTCGCCGATGTTGACCGCGATAGCGGCAATATCAGCCCGGCAACGATCACTCCGGTGATAACCGCGCGCACCAAAGCGATCATACCGGTCCATCTTGCCGGTTGGCCGTGCGACATGGATGAAATCATGGCGCTGGCGAAGCAGCATGGCTTGGCAGTCGTCGAAGATTGCGCGCAGGCGCACGGTGCCAGGGTCGGCGATCGCGGCGTCGGCAGCATCGGTCATGTCGGTGCCTGGTCGTTCTGCCAGGACAAGATCATGACCACCGGCGGTGAAGGTGGGATGGTGACGACCAACGACGAGACCTTGTGGTCGCGCATGTGGTCATACAAGGATCATGGCAAGGATTGGGATGCGGTCTACAATCGCGCGCACGCGCCCGGATTTCGGTGGGTCCACGACAGTTTCGGCACGAACTGGCGGATGCTTGAGGTACAGTCAGCGATTGGGCTGATCCAGCTTGGACGAATGGCTGACTGGACCGCGCGTCGGACCGCAATTGCCCAGAGGCTGGGCGACGCGCTTGGCCCCTTCGCCAGCGCAGTACGTGTGCCTCGGCCGCGCGCGCAGGACACCCATGCCTATTATCGCCTTTATGCCTATGCTCGCCCTGAAGGTCTGCGCGACGGGTGGGACCGCGACCGGCTGGTTGCCGAATTGTCGGCGGACGGGGTAGCAGTGCTGCACGGGACCTGTCCCGAAGTCTATCGCGAGCGCGCTTTCGACGGCACGGCGTTCCGCCCTAAAGAACGCCTACCAGTCGCGCGCGAACTAGGCGAGACCAGCCTTATGTTCCTCACCCATCCGACGATGACCGACGGCGAAGTCGACTCCGCTTGCGCTGCGATGGCGAGGGTGTTCGCGGCTGCGACGCATTGA
- a CDS encoding glycosyltransferase family 4 protein has protein sequence MRILYLTQWFEPEPAFKGIDFAKALAAKGHDVEVATAFPNYPGGKLYPGYRLRPYRRDTMGGLAIHRLFVWPSHDRSSFGRALNYISFWLSSLVFGLVRGWRYDAVYVYHPPVTPALAAALFCGLWRRPFVVEIQDLWPDSITSSGMAPDRLVNILGALCRFTYRRAAFVVAQSGGMKARLETRGVPAAKMRCIRNWSTYTPARHPADLPAEAVRTAFAGRINVVYGGNLGQAQGLGTLIDAVAAAVRDHPNLPLHLHVFGGGIERETLIARILALGMGARITMHDPVSRQMMDRVFDLADILVLHLKADPLYEVTIPSKTQHYLSCGKPIVAGISGEAAELLQASGAAIVTAPEDIAAMTAAIVSLAQLAPNERDVLGKNGQRYYDTNLSFTPAIDQTVAILDHVASTRPR, from the coding sequence ATGCGCATCCTCTACCTCACCCAATGGTTCGAGCCGGAACCTGCGTTCAAGGGCATCGATTTTGCCAAGGCGCTTGCGGCAAAGGGACATGACGTCGAAGTCGCCACCGCGTTCCCCAACTATCCCGGCGGCAAGCTGTATCCGGGCTATCGGCTAAGGCCATACCGCCGCGATACGATGGGCGGATTGGCCATTCATCGGCTTTTCGTATGGCCGTCACATGATCGCTCATCCTTCGGCCGGGCGCTCAATTATATCAGCTTTTGGCTGAGTAGCTTGGTTTTCGGCCTAGTCCGTGGGTGGCGGTACGATGCGGTCTATGTCTATCATCCTCCGGTCACTCCTGCGTTGGCGGCGGCATTGTTTTGCGGGCTTTGGCGGCGCCCGTTCGTGGTCGAGATTCAAGATCTCTGGCCCGACAGCATCACATCGTCGGGAATGGCACCTGATCGCCTGGTAAACATCCTGGGCGCGCTGTGCCGGTTCACCTATCGCCGTGCGGCATTCGTCGTCGCCCAATCCGGTGGCATGAAGGCGCGTCTCGAGACTCGCGGCGTACCCGCCGCAAAGATGCGCTGCATTCGAAACTGGTCCACCTACACCCCTGCCCGACACCCAGCCGATCTGCCTGCGGAGGCTGTACGAACAGCATTCGCGGGTCGAATCAATGTCGTTTATGGCGGAAATCTGGGCCAGGCGCAGGGACTAGGCACGTTGATCGACGCGGTCGCCGCGGCTGTTCGCGACCATCCCAATTTGCCGCTGCATCTGCATGTGTTTGGGGGCGGCATCGAACGCGAGACGCTCATTGCGCGCATCCTCGCCCTGGGAATGGGGGCGCGGATAACCATGCATGACCCGGTATCCCGGCAGATGATGGACCGCGTTTTCGATCTTGCCGATATTCTGGTCCTGCACCTTAAGGCAGATCCGCTTTACGAAGTGACCATCCCTTCGAAGACACAGCACTATCTATCGTGCGGCAAGCCGATTGTGGCGGGCATATCGGGTGAGGCAGCCGAACTATTGCAGGCATCGGGCGCCGCAATCGTAACCGCGCCCGAGGATATCGCCGCGATGACCGCCGCCATTGTCTCGCTTGCCCAACTTGCTCCGAACGAACGCGACGTCCTAGGCAAAAACGGTCAACGCTATTACGACACGAATCTCTCCTTTACCCCTGCAATCGATCAGACGGTCGCCATTCTCGATCACGTCGCCAGCACTCGTCCGAGGTAA
- a CDS encoding right-handed parallel beta-helix repeat-containing protein, with protein MALAVFAGANAARSDSAAGTISVFDFIPRDLQADIRARRIDDTHEKAATLAGHIQWAIDAAAAQRLRLTVPPGLYNIAPREFFASEAGACKRCFAIRSHMQIDAEDGATFRIVDDISTDAAVVFMCMFGSNEQLVSLSWRNLTMDMNGQRNPISPSRGSGEYSLLNQAHIFISGTPDGNAARVDNAYVEKCRFLNAPGASCLVLAQSNTRNVKLGRGWLISECEFIDGGLDSPDHSAVYAWATDVICKRCIFRNTLAKTQVGGQVAFEVHGSRQLFSGNRVYNYYQGVWVDGNFSEPVSQDITIIENVFEEILAFGIMFYGIECQMRRVHIVSNTFSFNDNIYAGLDLKTAIGCLSPVGQQQVVIRANTVSSASVRTATSGVTLQSSLVKGEMHDDFVIDQNNFYGTTFGVYLITNAICAIGTVVIDANRSFNLSKAGDFRLPQGVAVDFQSAPSPIRKLSLTRNRCVDTRGAAAECAFGIRVQGRIDELVVRDNFAAGMSVADYAEGSVTIRSRVGTYG; from the coding sequence GTGGCACTTGCCGTCTTCGCGGGAGCAAACGCCGCGCGGAGCGATTCGGCGGCTGGCACGATCAGCGTGTTCGATTTCATTCCCCGCGACTTACAGGCCGATATCCGCGCACGACGGATTGACGATACGCACGAGAAGGCGGCGACACTCGCCGGTCATATACAATGGGCGATCGACGCGGCGGCTGCCCAGCGTCTGCGCCTGACCGTACCGCCCGGACTTTACAACATCGCCCCTCGAGAATTCTTTGCGTCCGAGGCCGGGGCTTGCAAGCGGTGCTTTGCGATACGCAGCCATATGCAGATCGACGCAGAAGATGGGGCAACGTTCCGTATCGTCGATGACATAAGCACCGATGCTGCCGTAGTTTTCATGTGCATGTTCGGGTCCAACGAGCAGCTTGTCAGCCTGTCGTGGCGCAATCTTACGATGGACATGAACGGCCAGCGCAACCCGATAAGCCCGAGCCGCGGCAGCGGGGAATATAGCCTGCTTAATCAGGCACATATTTTCATCAGCGGAACGCCCGATGGGAATGCAGCACGAGTAGACAATGCTTATGTCGAAAAGTGCCGGTTTCTCAACGCACCAGGTGCCTCTTGCCTTGTATTGGCGCAGTCGAATACGCGAAACGTCAAACTAGGCCGAGGATGGCTGATATCCGAATGCGAATTTATCGATGGGGGACTCGATTCTCCCGATCATAGCGCGGTCTACGCATGGGCCACCGATGTAATCTGTAAAAGGTGCATATTCAGAAACACCTTGGCAAAGACACAAGTGGGCGGGCAGGTGGCGTTTGAGGTCCACGGGTCTCGACAATTATTTTCGGGCAATCGTGTCTACAACTATTATCAAGGTGTATGGGTCGATGGTAACTTTTCCGAGCCCGTTTCGCAAGATATAACAATCATTGAAAATGTATTTGAGGAAATACTTGCGTTTGGAATAATGTTTTATGGCATAGAGTGCCAAATGCGCCGAGTGCATATTGTATCAAACACCTTTTCTTTCAACGACAACATCTATGCGGGCTTAGACTTAAAGACGGCGATTGGTTGCCTGTCACCTGTTGGACAGCAACAGGTAGTAATCCGCGCAAACACCGTGTCGTCGGCTAGCGTCAGGACTGCGACCTCAGGCGTAACCTTGCAGTCCTCGTTGGTCAAAGGTGAGATGCACGACGATTTCGTCATTGATCAAAATAACTTTTATGGAACAACGTTCGGCGTCTACCTTATAACCAATGCTATTTGTGCTATTGGGACGGTGGTAATAGACGCCAATCGATCGTTCAATCTTTCCAAGGCCGGTGATTTTCGGTTACCTCAGGGTGTCGCGGTCGACTTTCAATCGGCCCCTTCACCAATCCGAAAGCTGAGTCTAACCCGGAACAGGTGTGTCGATACACGTGGCGCCGCCGCCGAATGTGCGTTCGGCATTCGTGTGCAAGGTAGGATAGACGAACTTGTCGTACGCGATAATTTCGCCGCCGGGATGTCCGTCGCGGATTATGCCGAGGGTAGTGTTACGATACGCTCGAGAGTGGGAACGTATGGATAG
- a CDS encoding glycosyltransferase family 2 protein codes for MKYVFICTNYNNSHYTEGAVNTLIDGENPPALIVVVDNDSKKDQQDELRRLVGGKAGVHLLFSETNVGYFAGLNLGLHRALELVADADAYIVGNNDLEFPADFGTQLSLRKQTIVARLVVAPNIVTVTGLQQNPHAIRPISRFRGLILDGYAASFNLARLLTWVAKVTQNKTRRKDVDQYQAEGFIFMGLGACYILSRRFIDQIGELPAEVFLMHEEFFLSRKIAEKGEVVYYVPQITVIHHDHGSVGTVSSRLIWQYWRASHKAYRRYVPRFGRHPVADVLDTLQKR; via the coding sequence ATGAAATACGTATTCATCTGCACGAACTATAATAACTCTCACTATACCGAGGGGGCGGTAAACACGCTCATCGATGGGGAGAACCCGCCTGCGCTGATCGTGGTGGTAGACAACGATTCCAAAAAGGATCAACAGGATGAGCTCCGACGGCTTGTCGGCGGCAAGGCAGGCGTTCATCTGCTGTTTTCCGAGACAAATGTCGGCTATTTTGCCGGGCTGAATCTTGGACTGCATCGGGCGCTAGAGCTTGTTGCCGACGCCGATGCCTATATCGTCGGCAACAACGATCTCGAGTTCCCCGCCGATTTCGGAACGCAGCTTAGTCTTCGAAAGCAAACCATCGTCGCGCGATTGGTGGTTGCTCCCAATATCGTAACAGTCACAGGGCTGCAGCAAAACCCTCACGCGATCCGACCGATCAGCCGTTTCCGGGGCCTCATCCTGGATGGATACGCCGCCTCTTTCAACCTTGCGCGGCTATTGACGTGGGTTGCTAAAGTCACGCAAAACAAGACACGCCGAAAAGACGTTGACCAGTATCAAGCCGAAGGCTTCATTTTCATGGGTCTCGGCGCATGCTACATCCTCTCGAGAAGGTTTATCGACCAAATTGGCGAACTTCCGGCCGAGGTATTTCTGATGCACGAGGAGTTTTTTCTCAGCCGCAAGATCGCTGAGAAGGGAGAGGTGGTTTATTACGTTCCCCAAATCACGGTTATCCATCACGACCATGGATCGGTCGGCACCGTATCGTCGCGACTGATATGGCAATATTGGCGGGCTTCACACAAAGCTTACAGACGCTATGTCCCGCGGTTTGGGCGCCATCCAGTGGCAGACGTCCTAGACACGCTGCAAAAGCGTTAG